One region of Cucurbita pepo subsp. pepo cultivar mu-cu-16 chromosome LG03, ASM280686v2, whole genome shotgun sequence genomic DNA includes:
- the LOC111791819 gene encoding transcription factor bHLH147-like, which produces MASSMILNPVASSERSRDSSRKKKKKKAARENDRQGQDHIQWKSQAQHQVYSSKLLRALSQVRISSSESAPNETPRRGRAVREASDTVLAMTAKGRSRWSRAILTNRLKLKFRKHNRQKAHATGNSRTKKPRVSVFRLRGKGLPTLQSKARLLGRLVPGCRKQPLPVILDEVTDYIPALEMQIRVMSAIVNLVSSSSSSSSSSSSGMDSSISPPST; this is translated from the coding sequence ATGGCGTCGTCTATGATTCTAAATCCTGTGGCGAGTTCTGAGCGATCGCGTGATTCGTccagaaagaagaagaagaagaaagcggCGAGGGAAAATGATCGTCAAGGTCAGGATCACATCCAGTGGAAATCACAAGCTCAGCATCAAGTTTACTCTTCGAAGCTGTTGCGCGCCTTGAGTCAGGTCAGGATCAGTTCTTCCGAGTCGGCACCAAACGAGACTCCGCGCCGCGGCCGAGCTGTGCGGGAGGCGTCTGATACAGTTCTTGCCATGACGGCGAAAGGAAGAAGTAGGTGGAGCAGAGCAATCTTGACGAACCGTCTCAAGCTCAAGTTTCGAAAGCACAACCGGCAGAAGGCTCATGCGACTGGAAACAGCCGAACGAAGAAGCCGCGAGTTAGCGTTTTCCGGTTGAGAGGAAAGGGATTACCAACTTTACAGAGTAAAGCTCGGCTTCTCGGCCGGCTGGTCCCCGGCTGCAGAAAGCAACCGCTGCCGGTGATTCTGGATGAAGTAACCGATTACATACCCGCTCTGGAAATGCAGATCCGAGTCATGAGCGCCATAGTCAACTTGGTTTCaagctcttcttcttcttcttcttcttcttcttctggtaTGGATTCTTCCATCTCCCCACCTTCTACCTGA
- the LOC111789848 gene encoding calmodulin-beta-like, whose amino-acid sequence MCPSGTAASYSDTAPAFRQAFEALDADHDGKISRDDLRKFYSKDADEDAIRSMIAVADLNRNGFVEYEEFERVLSSGRRRSTGIMEEVFKTMDKDGDGRLSHADLKSYMHFAGFSISDEEVEAMIRFGGGDDSDGVSYEGLLKILSVDNVY is encoded by the coding sequence ATGTGTCCTTCCGGAACCGCCGCCAGTTACTCTGATACCGCTCCCGCTTTCCGTCAGGCATTCGAGGCACTCGACGCAGACCACGACGGAAAGATTAGCCGCGACGATCTTCGCAAATTCTACAGCAAAGACGCTGACGAGGATGCTATTCGCTCGATGATAGCCGTCGCTGACTTGAATCGGAACGGTTTCGTCGAATACGAAGAGTTCGAGCGTGTATTGTCCAGCGGACGGAGAAGATCGACGGGGATTATGGAGGAAGTCTTCAAGACGATGGATAAAGACGGAGACGGACGGTTGAGCCACGCCGACTTGAAGAGCTATATGCATTTTGCTGGATTTTCGATCTCCGATGAGGAGGTTGAAGCGATGATTAGATTTGGCGGTGGAGATGATTCGGACGGCGTTAGTTACGAAGGTTTGCTGAAGATTTTGTCCGTTGATAATGTCTATTAG